A region of Pan troglodytes isolate AG18354 chromosome 23, NHGRI_mPanTro3-v2.0_pri, whole genome shotgun sequence DNA encodes the following proteins:
- the SCARF2 gene encoding scavenger receptor class F member 2 isoform X1 yields MEGAGPRGAGPARRRGAGGPPSPLLPSLLLLLLLWMLPDTVAPQELNPRGRNVCRAPGSQVPTCCAGWKQQGDECGIAVCEGNSTCSENEVCVRPGECRCRHGYFGANCDTKCPRQFWGPDCKELCSCHPHGQCEDVTGQCTCHARRWGARCEHACQCQHGTCHPRSGACRCEPGWWGAQCASACYCSATSRCDPQTGACLCHAGWWGRSCNNQCACNSSPCEQQSGRCQCRERTFGARCDRYCQCFRGRCHPVDGTCACEPGYRGKYCREPCPAGFYGLGCRRRCGQCKGQQPCTVAEGRCLTCEPGWNGTKCDQPCATGFYGEGCSHRCPPCRDGHACNHVTGKCTRCNAGWIGDRCETKCSNGTYGEDCAFVCADCGSGHCDFQSGRCLCSPGVHGPHCNVTCPPGLHGADCAQACSCHEDSCDPVTGACHLETNQRKGVMGAGALLVLLVCLLLSLLGCCCACRGKDPARRPRPRRELSLGRKKAPHRLCGRFSRISMKLPRIPLRRQKLPKVVVAHHDLDNTLNCSFLEPPSGLEQPSPSWSSRASFSSFDTTDEGPVYCVPHEEAPAESRDPEVPTVPAEAPAPSPVPLTTPASAEEAMPLPASSDSERSASSVEGPGGALYARVARREARPARARGEIGGLSLSPSPERRKPPPPDPATKPKVSWIHGKHSAAAAGRAPSPPPPGSEAAPSSSKRKRTPSDKSAHTVEHGSPRTRDPTPRPPGLPEEATALAAPSPPRARARGRGPGLLEPTDAGGPPRSAPEAASMLAAELRGKTRSLGRAEVALGAQGPREKPAPPQKAKRSVPPASPARAPPATETPGPEKAATDLPAPETPRKKTPIQKPPRKKSREAAGELGRAGAPTL; encoded by the exons ATGGAGGGCGCAGGGCCCCGGGGGGCCGGGCCGGCGCGGCGCCGGGGAGCCGGGGGGCCGCCGTCACCGCTGCTGCcgtcgctgctgctgctgctgctgctctggaTGCTGCCGGACACCGTGGCGCCTCAGGAACTGAACCCTCGCGGCCGCAACGTGTGCCGTGCTCCCGG CTCCCAGGTGCCCACGTGCTGCGCTGGCTGGAAGCAGCAAGGGGACGAGTGTGGGATTG CGGTGTGCGAAGGCAACTCCACGTGCTCAGAGAACGAGGTGTGCGTGAGGCCTGGCGAGTGCCGCTGCCGCCACGGCTACTTCGGTGCCAACTGCGACACCA AGTGCCCGCGCCAGTTCTGGGGCCCCGACTGCAAGGAGCTGTGTAGCTGCCACCCACACGGGCAGTGCGAGGATGTGACAGGCCAGTGTACTTGTCACGCGCGGCGCTGGGGCGCGCGCTGCGAGCATGCGTGCCAGTGCCAGCACGGCACGTGCCACCCGCGGAGCGGCGCGTGCCGCTGTGAGCCCGGCTGGTGGGGCGCGCAGTGCGCCAGCGCGTGCTACTGCAGCGCCACGTCGCGCTGCGACCCACAGACCGGCGCCTGCCTGTGCCACGCAGGCTGGTGGGGCCGCAGCTGCAACAACCAGTGCGCCTGCAACTCGTCTCCCTGCGAGCAGCAGAGCGGTCGCTGTCAGTGCCGCGAGCGTACGTTCGGCGCGCGCTGCGATCGCTACTGCCAGTGCTTCCGCGGCCGCTGCCACCCTGTGGACGGCACGTGTGCCTGCGAGCCGGGCTACCGCGGCAAGTACTGTCGCGAGCCGTGCCCCGCCGGCTTCTACGGCTTGGGCTGTCGCCGCCG GTGTGGCCAGTGCAAGGGCCAGCAGCCGTGCACGGTGGCCGAGGGCCGCTGCTTGACGTGCGAGCCCGGCTGGAACGGAACCAAGTGCGACCAGCCTTGCGCCACCGGTTTCTATGGCGAGGGCTGCAGCCACCGCTGTCCGCCATGCCGCGACGGGCATGCCTGTAACCATGTCACCGGCAAGTGTACGCGCTGCAACGCGGGCTGGATCGGCGACCG GTGCGAGACCAAGTGTAGCAATGGCACTTACGGCGAGGACTGCGCCTTCGTGTGCGCCGACTGCGGCAGCGGACACTGCGACTTCCAGTCGGGGCGCTGCCTGTGCAGCCCTGGCGTCCACGGGCCCCA CTGTAACGTGACGTGCCCGCCCGGACTCCACGGCGCGGACTGTGCTCAGGCCTGCAGCTGCCACGAGGACTCGTGCGACCCGGTCACTGGTGCCTGCCACCTAG AAACCAACCAGCGCAAGGGCGTGATGGGCGCGGGCGCGCTGCTCGTCCTGCTCGTCTGCCTGCTGCTCTCGCTGCTCGGCTGCTGCTGCGCTTGCCGCGGCAAGGACCCTGCGCGCCG ACCCCGCCCCCGCAGGGAGCTTTCGCTTGGGAGGAAGAAGGCGCCGCACCGACTATGCGGGCGCTTCAGTCGCATCAGCATGAAGCTGCCCCGGATCCCGCTCCGGAGGCAGAAACTACCCAAAGTCGTAG TGGCCCACCACGACCTGGATAACACACTCAACTGCAGCTTCCTGGAGCCACCCTCAGGGCTGGAGCAGCCCTCACCATCCTGGTCCTCTCGGGCCTCCTTCTCCTCGTTTGACACCACTGATGAAGGCCCTGTGTACTGTGTACCCCATGAGG AGGCACCAGCGGAGAGCCGGGACCCCGAAGTCCCCACTGTCCCTGCCGAGGCGCCGGCGCCGTCCCCTGTGCCCTTGACCACGCCAGCCTCCGCCGAGGAGGCGATGCCCCTCCCCGCGTCCTCCGACAGCGAGCGGTCAGCGTCCAGCGTGGAGGGGCCCGGAGGGGCTCTGTACGCACGCGTGGCCCGACGCGAGGCCCGGCCGGCCCGGGCCCGGGGCGAGATTGGGGGCCTGTCGCTGTCGCCATCGCCCGAGCGCAGGAAACCGCCGCCACCTGACCCCGCCACCAAGCCTAAGGTGTCCTGGATCCACGGCAAGCACAGCGCCGCTGCAGCTGGCCGTGCGCCCTCACCACCGCCGCCAGGCTCCGAGGCCGCGCCCAGCTCCAGCAAGAGGAAACGGACGCCCAGCGACAAATCGGCGCATACGGTCGAACACGGCAGCCCCCGGACCCGCGACCCAACGCCGCGGCCCCCCGGGCTGCCCGAGGAGGCGACAGCCCTCGCTGCGCCCTCGCCGCCCAGGGCCCGAGCGCGGGGCCGCGGCCCCGGCCTCTTGGAGCCCACGGACGCCGGCGGTCCCCCGCGAAGCGCGCCCGAGGCTGCCTCCATGTTGGCCGCTGAGCTGCGCGGCAAGACTCGCAGCCTGGGCCGCGCCGAGGTGGCCCTGGGCGCGCAGGGCCCCAGGGAAAAGCCGGCGCCCCCACAGAAAGCCAAGCGCTCCGTGCCGCCAGCCTCGCCCGCCCGAGCGCCCCCAGCGACCGAAACTCCGGGGCCTGAGAAGGCGGCGACCGACTTGCCCGCGCCTGAGACCCCCCGGAAGAAGACCCCCATCCAGAAGCCGCCGCGCAAGAAGAGCCGGGAGGCGGCGGGCGAGCTGGGCAGGGCGGGCGCGCCCACCCTGTAG
- the SCARF2 gene encoding scavenger receptor class F member 2 isoform X2 → MEGAGPRGAGPARRRGAGGPPSPLLPSLLLLLLLWMLPDTVAPQELNPRGRNVCRAPGSQVPTCCAGWKQQGDECGIAVCEGNSTCSENEVCVRPGECRCRHGYFGANCDTKCPRQFWGPDCKELCSCHPHGQCEDVTGQCTCHARRWGARCEHACQCQHGTCHPRSGACRCEPGWWGAQCASACYCSATSRCDPQTGACLCHAGWWGRSCNNQCACNSSPCEQQSGRCQCRERTFGARCDRYCQCFRGRCHPVDGTCACEPGYRGKYCREPCPAGFYGLGCRRRCGQCKGQQPCTVAEGRCLTCEPGWNGTKCDQPCATGFYGEGCSHRCPPCRDGHACNHVTGKCTRCNAGWIGDRCETKCSNGTYGEDCAFVCADCGSGHCDFQSGRCLCSPGVHGPHCNVTCPPGLHGADCAQACSCHEDSCDPVTGACHLETNQRKGVMGAGALLVLLVCLLLSLLGCCCACRGKDPARRELSLGRKKAPHRLCGRFSRISMKLPRIPLRRQKLPKVVVAHHDLDNTLNCSFLEPPSGLEQPSPSWSSRASFSSFDTTDEGPVYCVPHEEAPAESRDPEVPTVPAEAPAPSPVPLTTPASAEEAMPLPASSDSERSASSVEGPGGALYARVARREARPARARGEIGGLSLSPSPERRKPPPPDPATKPKVSWIHGKHSAAAAGRAPSPPPPGSEAAPSSSKRKRTPSDKSAHTVEHGSPRTRDPTPRPPGLPEEATALAAPSPPRARARGRGPGLLEPTDAGGPPRSAPEAASMLAAELRGKTRSLGRAEVALGAQGPREKPAPPQKAKRSVPPASPARAPPATETPGPEKAATDLPAPETPRKKTPIQKPPRKKSREAAGELGRAGAPTL, encoded by the exons ATGGAGGGCGCAGGGCCCCGGGGGGCCGGGCCGGCGCGGCGCCGGGGAGCCGGGGGGCCGCCGTCACCGCTGCTGCcgtcgctgctgctgctgctgctgctctggaTGCTGCCGGACACCGTGGCGCCTCAGGAACTGAACCCTCGCGGCCGCAACGTGTGCCGTGCTCCCGG CTCCCAGGTGCCCACGTGCTGCGCTGGCTGGAAGCAGCAAGGGGACGAGTGTGGGATTG CGGTGTGCGAAGGCAACTCCACGTGCTCAGAGAACGAGGTGTGCGTGAGGCCTGGCGAGTGCCGCTGCCGCCACGGCTACTTCGGTGCCAACTGCGACACCA AGTGCCCGCGCCAGTTCTGGGGCCCCGACTGCAAGGAGCTGTGTAGCTGCCACCCACACGGGCAGTGCGAGGATGTGACAGGCCAGTGTACTTGTCACGCGCGGCGCTGGGGCGCGCGCTGCGAGCATGCGTGCCAGTGCCAGCACGGCACGTGCCACCCGCGGAGCGGCGCGTGCCGCTGTGAGCCCGGCTGGTGGGGCGCGCAGTGCGCCAGCGCGTGCTACTGCAGCGCCACGTCGCGCTGCGACCCACAGACCGGCGCCTGCCTGTGCCACGCAGGCTGGTGGGGCCGCAGCTGCAACAACCAGTGCGCCTGCAACTCGTCTCCCTGCGAGCAGCAGAGCGGTCGCTGTCAGTGCCGCGAGCGTACGTTCGGCGCGCGCTGCGATCGCTACTGCCAGTGCTTCCGCGGCCGCTGCCACCCTGTGGACGGCACGTGTGCCTGCGAGCCGGGCTACCGCGGCAAGTACTGTCGCGAGCCGTGCCCCGCCGGCTTCTACGGCTTGGGCTGTCGCCGCCG GTGTGGCCAGTGCAAGGGCCAGCAGCCGTGCACGGTGGCCGAGGGCCGCTGCTTGACGTGCGAGCCCGGCTGGAACGGAACCAAGTGCGACCAGCCTTGCGCCACCGGTTTCTATGGCGAGGGCTGCAGCCACCGCTGTCCGCCATGCCGCGACGGGCATGCCTGTAACCATGTCACCGGCAAGTGTACGCGCTGCAACGCGGGCTGGATCGGCGACCG GTGCGAGACCAAGTGTAGCAATGGCACTTACGGCGAGGACTGCGCCTTCGTGTGCGCCGACTGCGGCAGCGGACACTGCGACTTCCAGTCGGGGCGCTGCCTGTGCAGCCCTGGCGTCCACGGGCCCCA CTGTAACGTGACGTGCCCGCCCGGACTCCACGGCGCGGACTGTGCTCAGGCCTGCAGCTGCCACGAGGACTCGTGCGACCCGGTCACTGGTGCCTGCCACCTAG AAACCAACCAGCGCAAGGGCGTGATGGGCGCGGGCGCGCTGCTCGTCCTGCTCGTCTGCCTGCTGCTCTCGCTGCTCGGCTGCTGCTGCGCTTGCCGCGGCAAGGACCCTGCGCGCCG GGAGCTTTCGCTTGGGAGGAAGAAGGCGCCGCACCGACTATGCGGGCGCTTCAGTCGCATCAGCATGAAGCTGCCCCGGATCCCGCTCCGGAGGCAGAAACTACCCAAAGTCGTAG TGGCCCACCACGACCTGGATAACACACTCAACTGCAGCTTCCTGGAGCCACCCTCAGGGCTGGAGCAGCCCTCACCATCCTGGTCCTCTCGGGCCTCCTTCTCCTCGTTTGACACCACTGATGAAGGCCCTGTGTACTGTGTACCCCATGAGG AGGCACCAGCGGAGAGCCGGGACCCCGAAGTCCCCACTGTCCCTGCCGAGGCGCCGGCGCCGTCCCCTGTGCCCTTGACCACGCCAGCCTCCGCCGAGGAGGCGATGCCCCTCCCCGCGTCCTCCGACAGCGAGCGGTCAGCGTCCAGCGTGGAGGGGCCCGGAGGGGCTCTGTACGCACGCGTGGCCCGACGCGAGGCCCGGCCGGCCCGGGCCCGGGGCGAGATTGGGGGCCTGTCGCTGTCGCCATCGCCCGAGCGCAGGAAACCGCCGCCACCTGACCCCGCCACCAAGCCTAAGGTGTCCTGGATCCACGGCAAGCACAGCGCCGCTGCAGCTGGCCGTGCGCCCTCACCACCGCCGCCAGGCTCCGAGGCCGCGCCCAGCTCCAGCAAGAGGAAACGGACGCCCAGCGACAAATCGGCGCATACGGTCGAACACGGCAGCCCCCGGACCCGCGACCCAACGCCGCGGCCCCCCGGGCTGCCCGAGGAGGCGACAGCCCTCGCTGCGCCCTCGCCGCCCAGGGCCCGAGCGCGGGGCCGCGGCCCCGGCCTCTTGGAGCCCACGGACGCCGGCGGTCCCCCGCGAAGCGCGCCCGAGGCTGCCTCCATGTTGGCCGCTGAGCTGCGCGGCAAGACTCGCAGCCTGGGCCGCGCCGAGGTGGCCCTGGGCGCGCAGGGCCCCAGGGAAAAGCCGGCGCCCCCACAGAAAGCCAAGCGCTCCGTGCCGCCAGCCTCGCCCGCCCGAGCGCCCCCAGCGACCGAAACTCCGGGGCCTGAGAAGGCGGCGACCGACTTGCCCGCGCCTGAGACCCCCCGGAAGAAGACCCCCATCCAGAAGCCGCCGCGCAAGAAGAGCCGGGAGGCGGCGGGCGAGCTGGGCAGGGCGGGCGCGCCCACCCTGTAG